In a single window of the Halobacteriovorax sp. DA5 genome:
- a CDS encoding LPS-assembly protein LptD: MWALITLSLVCKSIFVLSIQNNIYADTPKVLAFGENDEVQILSDKAYRKSSDNSYEAHGNVIIKLGTDTIYGEKASISLATKIGKIWGNVRYAGAKFNLYGTQISYSLQKAEFSVQNAKLVDENFVLRGKEIVRHDSGVFKAIEAEFTTCKDCPESWSIQGQEVTVVPDDYISLKHAFVKINGVIIVYIPYVSLPIRKVRESGLLFPTIGLDFDEGFYFKQPIYWAINDNSDATFSPTVFGKRGNGLALEYRNSLGKYSNIEFDGKTVNDKIWQPGKLDLEPSGKDEIRGAYKFNYFYHPNNKLSFWANSTYLTDLDIQSDYEEYFEKNIYMGSEKGSRISTDYMGDSVIANLYSSFMSNSIFSDPEGFDTDYVQNTVRLGLGHRPFNIFNSKGVLSKINFYQNLKFDYFKQDVVNENLYYRNIQRFDYNPSLEFVLRPISHINIKMESGLDAQYYVLPTEKLEKQNGYKYGNYVNTSMWVDIEKIYGRAYIQEEIIKPVLIEDEERNLIAKIPRTEKEELDVRKLYRSSYKHSLKFGVNHFYYNAQKYRGNKRLGDQFALLEDNGRFDERDIIRGRNNTLQDVSTRTDLPESNTIELVFNNNILKKTPKPNYQMFKNFNYQLDNYEYSKIAYFNISQGLILEDNEESTIDTDDRLTRLAILSGLNFNNFSLNLSEYYFHTESKHITSLTMKHDLKRFQYELGFNYDSFSEDRRYFTIDVDFELNDIFSFRTGYYYDFELERVYESYLGTRYNPLNNCWVFDIEYRQKDEFVNNKLNLDQSISLKILINYNAKNFDSVFGVTL, encoded by the coding sequence TTGTGGGCTCTTATTACTTTATCGCTTGTATGCAAAAGTATCTTCGTACTAAGTATTCAAAATAATATCTACGCAGATACTCCAAAAGTTTTAGCTTTTGGAGAAAATGATGAAGTCCAAATTCTTTCTGATAAAGCCTATCGTAAAAGTAGTGATAACTCTTATGAAGCTCACGGCAATGTTATTATCAAGCTTGGTACAGATACAATCTATGGTGAAAAGGCCAGCATCTCTCTTGCGACGAAAATTGGTAAGATTTGGGGAAATGTTCGCTACGCCGGTGCCAAATTTAATCTTTATGGAACACAGATTTCATACTCTCTTCAAAAGGCTGAGTTTTCGGTACAAAATGCAAAACTAGTTGATGAAAACTTTGTCCTAAGAGGTAAGGAAATTGTTCGTCATGATAGTGGAGTTTTTAAAGCGATTGAGGCGGAGTTTACAACATGTAAAGATTGTCCTGAGTCTTGGAGTATTCAAGGGCAAGAAGTCACAGTTGTGCCTGATGATTATATTAGTCTAAAGCATGCATTTGTTAAGATTAATGGTGTGATTATTGTTTATATCCCATATGTTTCACTACCTATTAGAAAGGTTAGAGAGTCAGGGCTCCTTTTTCCAACGATCGGTCTTGATTTTGATGAGGGCTTCTACTTTAAGCAACCAATTTATTGGGCAATTAATGATAATAGTGATGCTACTTTTTCACCGACTGTTTTTGGTAAGCGTGGAAATGGTCTAGCTCTTGAGTATCGTAACTCTCTTGGTAAATATTCTAATATCGAATTTGATGGGAAAACTGTAAACGATAAAATTTGGCAGCCAGGTAAGCTCGATCTTGAACCAAGTGGCAAAGATGAGATTAGGGGGGCGTACAAGTTTAACTATTTTTATCATCCAAATAATAAATTATCATTTTGGGCAAACTCTACTTATTTAACAGATCTTGATATTCAAAGTGATTATGAGGAGTACTTCGAAAAAAATATCTATATGGGTAGTGAGAAAGGCTCTCGTATTTCTACTGATTATATGGGTGATTCAGTTATCGCAAACTTATACTCTAGTTTTATGAGCAATAGTATCTTCAGTGATCCCGAAGGTTTCGATACTGATTATGTACAAAATACTGTGAGACTAGGATTAGGACATAGACCTTTTAATATTTTTAATTCGAAAGGTGTTCTATCAAAAATAAACTTTTATCAAAATCTAAAGTTTGATTACTTTAAACAAGATGTTGTTAACGAAAATCTCTATTATAGAAATATTCAGCGTTTTGACTATAACCCTTCCTTAGAGTTTGTTTTAAGGCCGATCTCTCATATTAATATAAAAATGGAATCGGGTCTCGATGCTCAATACTATGTACTTCCTACAGAGAAACTTGAGAAGCAAAACGGTTATAAGTATGGGAACTATGTTAATACTTCAATGTGGGTCGATATCGAAAAAATTTATGGACGTGCTTATATTCAAGAAGAGATTATCAAGCCTGTTTTAATCGAAGATGAGGAAAGAAACTTAATTGCTAAAATTCCACGTACAGAAAAAGAAGAATTAGACGTAAGAAAGCTTTATCGTTCTTCGTATAAACATAGTTTAAAATTCGGTGTGAACCATTTTTATTACAATGCTCAAAAATATCGTGGAAATAAGAGACTAGGGGATCAATTCGCTCTTCTTGAAGACAATGGGCGTTTTGATGAAAGAGATATTATTAGAGGTCGAAATAATACACTTCAAGATGTATCGACTCGTACTGATTTACCTGAATCAAATACGATTGAATTAGTGTTTAACAATAATATTTTAAAGAAAACTCCTAAGCCTAATTATCAGATGTTTAAGAATTTTAATTATCAACTTGATAATTATGAATATTCCAAAATTGCTTATTTCAATATCTCTCAAGGTTTAATCCTAGAAGATAATGAAGAGTCAACGATTGATACTGATGATAGGCTGACAAGGCTTGCAATTTTAAGTGGTCTTAACTTTAATAACTTTTCGCTTAATTTATCAGAGTATTATTTCCATACAGAAAGTAAGCATATTACTTCATTGACAATGAAGCATGATTTGAAAAGATTTCAATATGAACTAGGCTTCAACTACGACTCTTTCTCTGAAGATCGACGTTATTTTACTATTGATGTTGATTTTGAATTAAATGATATCTTTTCATTTAGAACTGGTTATTACTATGACTTCGAATTAGAAAGGGTATATGAATCTTATCTTGGAACTCGTTACAATCCACTTAATAATTGTTGGGTATTTGATATTGAATATCGTCAAAAGGATGAGTTTGTTAATAATAAATTAAATCTTGATCAATCAATCTCATTAAAGATTTTAATTAACTACAATGCTAAGAATTTTGATTCAGTCTTTGGGGTAACTTTGTGA
- a CDS encoding aminodeoxychorismate/anthranilate synthase component II, with protein sequence MRLVFIDFEDSFTNNILSYFDQFDFHIDIVNFRNLSKSNISDLLENQLVVLGPGPGHPEEYLKSFVSVGVNFKDELSKAKRIIGICLGHQLVLNIFDELRVVRSSRPMHGQAITMKLEEDEDLFDCFNREDRTELIHAKLQRYNSLKVEIDSGEYKSGNKECLTQFIFDNNDELLMAYRPNFFFTMQFHPESVGTSCNNILFEAMNKFLM encoded by the coding sequence GTGAGACTAGTCTTTATCGACTTTGAAGATAGTTTTACAAATAATATTCTCTCTTATTTTGATCAGTTTGATTTTCATATTGATATCGTAAACTTTCGAAATCTTTCTAAAAGCAATATTTCAGACCTCCTAGAAAATCAACTAGTCGTTTTAGGGCCAGGCCCTGGCCACCCAGAGGAATATTTAAAATCCTTTGTAAGTGTTGGTGTCAACTTTAAGGATGAACTTTCAAAGGCCAAGCGGATCATAGGGATATGTCTTGGTCATCAATTAGTTCTTAATATTTTTGATGAACTTCGAGTTGTGAGAAGCTCTAGGCCAATGCATGGTCAGGCCATTACGATGAAGCTTGAAGAAGATGAGGATCTATTTGATTGTTTTAATCGAGAAGATAGGACTGAGCTAATTCATGCCAAGCTTCAGCGCTATAATTCTTTAAAAGTAGAAATTGATAGTGGAGAGTATAAGTCTGGTAATAAGGAGTGTCTGACTCAATTCATTTTCGACAATAACGATGAATTATTAATGGCATACCGCCCGAACTTCTTTTTTACGATGCAGTTTCATCCTGAATCAGTTGGTACCTCATGCAATAATATCCTCTTTGAAGCAATGAATAAGTTTTTAATGTAG
- the surE gene encoding 5'/3'-nucleotidase SurE, which translates to MNILLSNDDGYSAEGIQCLYESLKDIANVAIVAPDKERSATSQALTLHDPIRVEKINDYTFSCNGYPADSVLIGINSVLDFRPDLVISGINHGANLGQDIYYSGTVGAARQAVFQGIRAIAVSTVMRSSDDVRHFQTAAGVVRELVEKKSEALLAMPECSLLNINVPNVSANEVGEIVWTTPQMRRYSEEVYERVDQMGRQYFWIGGSPLEIDPDTTSDHHAIMNGNISFSFLNLLNFSSDVFHEWAAKISK; encoded by the coding sequence ATGAATATTTTACTCTCAAATGATGATGGATACTCTGCTGAAGGAATTCAGTGTCTTTATGAAAGTCTAAAAGATATCGCCAATGTTGCAATTGTCGCTCCTGATAAAGAGCGCTCTGCTACATCTCAGGCCTTAACTCTTCATGACCCAATTCGCGTAGAAAAAATTAATGATTACACTTTTAGTTGTAATGGCTATCCGGCCGATAGTGTATTAATTGGAATAAACTCTGTTTTAGACTTTAGGCCAGATTTGGTTATTTCTGGAATCAATCACGGGGCCAACCTTGGACAAGATATCTATTATTCTGGAACAGTTGGTGCTGCAAGACAGGCCGTATTTCAAGGAATAAGGGCCATTGCTGTTTCTACTGTTATGAGATCATCTGATGATGTTAGGCACTTTCAGACGGCCGCTGGAGTCGTTAGAGAGCTCGTTGAAAAGAAGTCTGAAGCATTGCTTGCAATGCCTGAGTGCTCACTGTTGAATATTAATGTACCAAATGTGTCGGCCAATGAGGTTGGAGAGATCGTTTGGACAACTCCTCAGATGAGAAGATACAGTGAAGAAGTCTATGAAAGGGTAGATCAAATGGGACGTCAGTATTTTTGGATTGGTGGATCTCCTTTAGAAATCGATCCAGACACGACATCTGATCACCATGCCATAATGAACGGAAATATTTCGTTTTCTTTCCTAAACCTTTTGAATTTTTCGTCCGATGTATTCCATGAATGGGCGGCAAAAATTTCCAAATAA
- a CDS encoding M23 family metallopeptidase, with amino-acid sequence MKKSLLFLITLMSLLSCTTLKNGRYIKLTDNYNAKKLAEIFSIPEWQIEEFNKGAAFKKGDTIFLPYKNGILYNRVEGRSISSINYQKLRQSSRFLWPVPSSNRVTSGYGHRWGRPHEGIDIAARKGTYIVSADSGVVVYSGRKSGYGNITVVSHIGGFFTVYAHAHKNYTRKGQKVARGQVIASVGNTGKSTGDHLHFEIRHDSKAFDPLEFFHKH; translated from the coding sequence ATGAAGAAGTCATTGCTATTTCTTATAACATTAATGTCGCTACTTAGTTGTACGACCCTTAAAAATGGGCGCTATATTAAGTTAACGGATAATTATAATGCTAAGAAATTAGCAGAGATTTTTAGTATCCCTGAGTGGCAAATCGAAGAGTTTAATAAAGGTGCTGCCTTTAAAAAAGGTGATACGATCTTTCTACCTTATAAGAATGGTATTTTATATAATCGTGTTGAAGGACGATCTATTTCTTCTATTAACTATCAAAAGCTTCGTCAAAGCTCTCGCTTCCTTTGGCCTGTGCCATCATCTAATCGTGTAACTTCAGGTTATGGGCATCGCTGGGGCAGACCTCATGAAGGTATTGATATTGCTGCCCGTAAAGGGACATATATCGTTTCGGCCGATTCTGGTGTCGTTGTTTATAGTGGTAGGAAGTCAGGTTACGGTAATATCACAGTCGTTTCTCATATTGGTGGATTCTTCACTGTCTATGCTCATGCACATAAGAATTATACGAGAAAGGGACAAAAAGTTGCTCGTGGCCAAGTTATTGCTTCAGTAGGAAATACTGGTAAATCAACTGGTGACCACTTACACTTCGAAATTCGACATGACTCTAAGGCCTTTGACCCTCTAGAGTTTTTTCACAAGCACTAG
- a CDS encoding exonuclease domain-containing protein, with the protein MRYLSFDIEATGLEEKDLIIEFAMVPFCAKTKTINKELQKHFYIKCPSFEELKPNLNQWVIDHNKELIEKAHSEGVAIEDFKQELIKYFESPEVKEYFGNKKITLFGKSMSAIDLPFMTRDLGWDFMRTYFEHRQLDLSCIAYGLIDMDIIPAECESGSKLMKFLNMGDVAHTALEDAVNTALMYFKLLDLVLVKKL; encoded by the coding sequence ATGCGTTACTTATCATTCGATATTGAAGCTACTGGACTTGAAGAAAAAGATTTAATCATCGAATTTGCAATGGTTCCCTTTTGTGCAAAAACAAAAACAATTAATAAAGAACTTCAAAAACATTTTTATATAAAATGCCCAAGCTTTGAAGAGTTAAAGCCAAATCTAAACCAATGGGTTATTGATCATAATAAAGAACTTATTGAAAAGGCCCACTCTGAAGGCGTTGCAATTGAAGACTTCAAACAAGAGCTTATTAAATATTTTGAATCACCAGAAGTTAAAGAATACTTTGGAAATAAAAAAATCACACTATTTGGAAAATCGATGAGTGCGATTGATCTTCCTTTTATGACAAGAGATCTTGGCTGGGATTTTATGAGAACTTACTTTGAGCACCGTCAACTTGATCTTTCATGTATTGCCTACGGACTCATTGATATGGACATCATACCAGCAGAATGTGAGTCAGGCTCAAAACTTATGAAGTTTTTAAATATGGGTGATGTTGCTCACACGGCACTTGAAGATGCTGTTAACACTGCTCTAATGTACTTTAAGTTATTAGACCTAGTGCTTGTGAAAAAACTCTAG
- a CDS encoding 3-oxoacid CoA-transferase subunit B gives MWTKEQMAKEVTTLFTENSTINLGIGLPTIIPSQLPKNHSYIIHSENGVLGVGDNPTEAEVSATLINAGKETITVEKGASFFDSSMSFGMIRGGHIDFCVLGGMEVDTQGSLANWKIPGKKITGMGGAMDLVNGAKNIIVMMSHYSKTGEPKLLPECTLPLTGKSVVNYVVTECGSFKIEDGKFKVLNMANGLTIKELNKNFDNEIFE, from the coding sequence ATGTGGACGAAAGAGCAGATGGCCAAAGAAGTTACAACTCTCTTTACAGAGAACTCTACGATTAATCTTGGAATTGGACTACCAACAATAATCCCATCACAACTTCCTAAGAATCATAGCTATATCATTCATAGTGAAAACGGTGTTCTTGGTGTAGGTGACAACCCGACAGAAGCCGAAGTATCGGCTACTTTAATTAATGCAGGCAAAGAAACTATTACGGTTGAAAAAGGTGCAAGCTTTTTTGATAGCTCGATGAGCTTTGGAATGATTAGAGGTGGCCATATCGATTTCTGTGTCCTTGGTGGAATGGAAGTTGATACACAAGGCTCACTTGCAAACTGGAAGATCCCAGGTAAGAAAATCACGGGAATGGGTGGAGCTATGGACCTAGTCAATGGCGCTAAAAATATCATTGTTATGATGAGTCACTATAGCAAAACTGGTGAGCCTAAACTATTACCAGAGTGCACTCTCCCTCTCACTGGAAAAAGTGTCGTTAATTACGTTGTAACTGAATGTGGAAGCTTTAAAATTGAAGATGGAAAATTTAAAGTTTTAAATATGGCCAATGGATTAACTATTAAAGAATTGAATAAGAATTTTGATAACGAGATTTTTGAGTAA
- a CDS encoding CoA transferase subunit A — protein sequence MYSKIYPSAQEALKDVTSGSTIMSGGFGLCGIPENSINQLAQMELRDLKVVSNNIGNSGRGLVKLLKKKMISKGFCSYVGGNPDLEAAMFANEIEIELVPQGTLSERIRAAGMGIRAFYTPTGYGTEVAEGKEVKEFDRPCILEEALHADFAIIKAQKADPYGNLWFKETARNFSPLMAMAAKTTIVEVEEIVELGDIKPEDVHIPGVFVQRIYQGSNYENAIEFLKTRES from the coding sequence ATGTACAGTAAGATTTACCCAAGTGCCCAAGAAGCGCTCAAGGATGTAACAAGTGGCTCAACGATAATGAGTGGCGGATTCGGCCTTTGTGGAATCCCGGAAAACTCAATTAATCAGTTAGCTCAAATGGAACTAAGAGATTTAAAAGTTGTTTCAAATAATATTGGAAACTCAGGACGAGGACTTGTAAAACTTTTGAAAAAGAAAATGATCTCAAAAGGATTCTGTTCATATGTAGGAGGCAATCCAGACCTAGAAGCGGCCATGTTTGCAAATGAAATAGAAATCGAACTAGTACCTCAGGGAACGCTAAGTGAGAGAATTAGAGCGGCAGGTATGGGAATTCGTGCCTTCTATACTCCAACAGGATATGGGACAGAAGTGGCCGAAGGTAAAGAAGTCAAAGAATTTGATCGTCCATGTATTTTAGAAGAAGCACTACACGCAGACTTTGCAATTATCAAAGCACAAAAAGCAGATCCATATGGAAATCTATGGTTTAAAGAAACAGCTAGAAACTTCTCCCCTCTTATGGCAATGGCAGCAAAGACAACGATCGTTGAGGTGGAAGAAATAGTTGAACTTGGAGATATCAAACCTGAAGATGTGCATATACCAGGAGTCTTTGTTCAGCGAATTTATCAAGGTTCAAATTATGAAAATGCTATTGAATTTTTAAAAACGAGGGAGTCATAA
- a CDS encoding aminotransferase class III-fold pyridoxal phosphate-dependent enzyme: protein MAHLPFFHTWTKQNQAKKIDIQNTFEWGYITSSNQKIYDLSSGSYHQSFGNRNIQIEKAMIEQIKSMPMATPKCQFELKETVSQKLVNLIGLDGRIFYTTSGAESNENAIKMARQITGRQFILSCETSYHGATLGALALTGDWRRDGAGVPSRFHAFIPNFFNDPDLEKTKKVIQDIGSSDIAAICIEVITGGNGVFIPPQSYYDEIMKICKENGIKLILDEVVCGFGRTMTNFGFQNYTNLEADFISLAKNISGGFFPFGAVFVSEDNAAYFDDNILSCGLTNAAHPIGLKVLDEVMSLIESNDFIKIRNQNYDLLNQFKIKLENSHAIDSIRHIGLLMAIDLSDVIIESSLLWNKLLSNGLFINITNRSLILCPYLNYAPKELEACLNNLLNIIEDSYVQ, encoded by the coding sequence ATGGCCCACCTACCTTTTTTTCACACATGGACAAAACAAAACCAGGCCAAGAAAATCGATATCCAAAATACTTTTGAATGGGGCTATATTACATCTTCTAATCAGAAGATTTATGACCTTTCTTCAGGAAGTTATCATCAGTCATTCGGCAATAGAAATATTCAAATAGAAAAGGCAATGATTGAGCAAATCAAGTCAATGCCAATGGCAACCCCAAAATGTCAATTTGAACTTAAAGAGACTGTATCGCAAAAGCTCGTTAACCTAATAGGTCTTGACGGAAGAATCTTCTATACAACTTCAGGGGCCGAATCAAATGAAAATGCCATAAAGATGGCCAGGCAAATTACAGGGCGCCAATTTATACTATCATGTGAAACTTCCTATCATGGAGCGACACTGGGTGCTCTTGCTCTGACAGGAGATTGGCGCCGAGATGGTGCGGGTGTTCCTTCAAGGTTTCACGCTTTCATTCCAAACTTCTTTAATGATCCAGACTTAGAGAAAACAAAAAAAGTCATTCAAGACATTGGAAGTAGTGATATTGCAGCGATTTGTATCGAAGTTATAACAGGTGGCAATGGCGTCTTCATTCCCCCACAAAGCTACTATGATGAAATCATGAAAATTTGCAAGGAAAATGGAATCAAACTCATTTTAGATGAGGTCGTGTGTGGATTTGGTCGAACAATGACTAATTTTGGTTTTCAAAATTATACAAATTTAGAAGCTGATTTTATTAGTCTTGCAAAAAATATCTCTGGTGGATTCTTTCCATTTGGAGCAGTCTTTGTCAGTGAAGATAATGCAGCTTACTTTGATGACAATATACTAAGCTGTGGACTTACAAATGCTGCACACCCTATCGGATTAAAAGTTCTTGATGAAGTTATGTCATTAATTGAATCGAATGATTTTATTAAAATAAGAAACCAGAACTATGACCTCTTAAATCAATTTAAGATCAAATTAGAAAACTCTCATGCGATAGATTCCATCAGGCATATTGGTCTTCTCATGGCCATTGACCTTAGTGATGTAATCATAGAAAGTTCTCTATTATGGAACAAATTACTTTCAAATGGTCTTTTCATTAATATCACAAACCGCTCTCTAATCCTTTGTCCGTATCTAAATTACGCACCAAAAGAACTAGAAGCTTGCTTAAATAATTTATTAAATATAATCGAGGACTCATATGTACAGTAA
- a CDS encoding C45 family peptidase — MTDLNLPIFKYDACGPYENGLKHGETFKEAIQELIEIRTGLLLKRSPHLKDKLDEFANLQFKETMKFDASLAQEIEGIAKGSETSIKDIIILNNYTDFRDIQLDSENQDEGCTSVSYIDDKNSIAAQTWDMHQSAKNYLMLIEIDDKDNGTKELIYTVCGCLGLMAVNNHGQFIGVNNINVLDGTNGIIWPALIRKAAKQKSLNDMGKLLMEAPITSGHNYLISDGKSAFNYEITPTQKEILNTNPQGLIFHTNHCLGSTVRKVEDRNNISKTTHARFDLVEKYRSELKDEASIMKLLMSHDGHPLSICSHYSPEGASDPSQTCGGALYNYQTQIFKAWRGCKKYDKNFEYVEIHLPLIL, encoded by the coding sequence ATGACAGACTTAAATTTACCTATATTCAAATACGATGCTTGTGGCCCATACGAAAATGGGCTTAAGCACGGTGAAACTTTTAAAGAAGCAATACAAGAACTTATAGAGATTAGAACTGGCCTTCTTCTTAAAAGGTCACCGCATTTGAAAGATAAACTTGATGAATTTGCAAACTTACAGTTTAAAGAAACCATGAAGTTTGATGCAAGTCTAGCACAAGAGATTGAAGGGATAGCGAAAGGCAGTGAAACTTCAATCAAAGACATTATTATCCTAAATAACTACACTGACTTTAGAGATATTCAACTCGATAGTGAGAATCAAGACGAAGGGTGTACATCGGTCTCATATATCGATGATAAAAATAGCATCGCTGCTCAGACATGGGATATGCATCAAAGTGCAAAAAATTATCTCATGCTAATTGAAATTGACGATAAGGATAATGGTACAAAAGAACTTATCTACACAGTTTGTGGATGTTTAGGATTAATGGCCGTTAATAACCATGGTCAATTCATTGGTGTTAACAATATTAATGTCCTAGATGGAACAAATGGAATTATCTGGCCTGCATTAATTAGAAAAGCAGCGAAACAAAAAAGCCTCAATGATATGGGAAAATTACTAATGGAAGCTCCCATTACATCAGGCCATAATTATCTTATAAGCGATGGAAAAAGTGCCTTCAATTATGAGATCACTCCTACACAAAAAGAAATTTTAAATACAAACCCACAAGGTCTAATCTTCCATACAAATCACTGTCTTGGTAGCACAGTTAGAAAAGTAGAAGATCGAAACAATATTAGTAAAACGACACATGCAAGGTTTGATCTTGTCGAAAAGTATAGAAGTGAACTTAAGGATGAAGCATCTATTATGAAACTTCTTATGTCTCACGACGGCCATCCTTTATCAATTTGCTCACACTACTCTCCAGAGGGAGCAAGTGATCCTTCTCAAACATGTGGTGGCGCACTTTATAATTATCAAACACAAATATTTAAGGCCTGGAGAGGCTGCAAAAAATATGACAAAAATTTTGAATATGTAGAAATTCATCTACCCCTAATTTTATGA